The Felis catus isolate Fca126 chromosome B2, F.catus_Fca126_mat1.0, whole genome shotgun sequence region GTTAAATTCAACTTTAATACTTGGCCTCCTCTGAGAGAGGCCAGAGGAGCCAGGACACAAACACCATGATCAACCCTACCACAGAACAAGTGATAACGTGTAGAAAAACAAGGTCAAAAGGGAAGCGATTCAGTTAAGTTAGTTTCCCAGTCGGTTGTGTAGTATCTAACTGCTCAATCGAGGTGGAGTGCACACCCCTAATTCAGAGGAAATTAGCGGCTCTGAAAAGAGCCTTTGGGGTTGAGTAAGAGAGCGCTTACTTGGCGAGTCTACTTGGAGCTGGTGTACTTGGTGACGGCCTTGGTGCCCTCGGACACGGCGTGCTTGGCCAGCTCCCCGGGCAGCAGTAGACGCACGGCCGTCTGGATCTCCCGGGACGTGATGGTCGAGCGCTTGTTGTAATGCGCCAGGCGCGACGCCTCGCCCGCGATGCGCTCGAAGATGTCAGTGACGAAGGAGTTCATGATGCTCATGGCCTTGGACGAGATGCCGGTGTCGGGGTGCACCTGCTTCAGCACCTTGTAGATGTAAATGGAATAGCTCTCCTTGCGGCATCGTTTGCgtttcttgccttccttcttctGGGTTTTGGTTACAGCTTTTTTGAAGCCTTTTTTGGAAATGGTCGTGCCTTTGGAAGTCAGCTCCGGCATGGCGGGTGCACAGCTCTCTAGCGCTACAGCTCTACAGTTACGGCTCCAAACCCATGTCAAGTAAGCCAACAGTTTCGGGGCTGGGCCGACTGGTATTTATAGGCACAGTGCTGACATGACGTACAGAGCAGACACCACCTGATTGGATATCGGGTGGTGGCGTGAATGTAAATGAGGTGATTCCGGCGAGGCTTCTGATTGGGTAGATGACCATCAGCCAATCAGATAGCAAATCATAACCTCCCAGCAGGCTATAAATAGGCCGAGTAGCGGTCTCTTCAGCAACAGCTTTTCTGCCATTCGTCGGACTAGCTATGTCTGGAcgagggaagcagggaggcaaGGCTCGCGCCAAGGCCAAGTCCAGGTCTTTTAAGGCCGGGCTGCAGTTCCCGGTGGGCCGCGTGCACCGCCTGCTCCGCAAGGGCAACTACGCCGAGCGGGTCGGGGCCGGCGCGCCGGTGTACCTGGCGGCCGTGCTGGAGTACCTGACGGCCGAGATCCTGGAGCTGGCGGGCAACGCGGCCCGCGACAACAAGAAGACGCGCATCATCCCGCGCCACCTGCAGCTGGCCATCCGCAACGACGAGGAGCTCAACAAGCTGCTGGGCCGCGTCACCATCGCGCAGGGCGGCGTCCTGCCCAACATCCAGGCCGTGCTGCTGCCCAAGAAGACCGAGAGCCACCGCCACAAAGCCCAGAACAAATAATTTCCAAGCCGTGAATCCTAGCGAGTCTGACCTGAACCGTTTGCAGAAAAAAACCAAAGGCTCTTTTCAGAGCCACTCAGATGGTCAATGGAGGCTGTGCATGAAATGGCAACGGTTAGAACTGCACTTCTCCAGAAATAGGCAGCCGTGTACCTATATCCATATACGGTGAGTCTTAGGAAGGTTACGGCATTTGAGACCTGTCTCTCGGTTCTATGAACCGGTTCTTTGAGAGTTTTAGCGGAAGCTTTCCTAGGAAGCTGACCTGAGTTGTGAGTCCCCACATCTTGGAGTCCGTGGGAGGAGGGGCTGACTCCCAATTAGTTAAGCATTATAACCACCACTTGGTTTCTGTGTTAATGTAAACAGGCGGGTTTCATGCTAATACCACAGTGAGTTAAGGGCTCTTAAGTGGTTGGGGAAGAACAAACAGGAGGTGTAAGCTTGCAGCTCCCACGTGGCAGTCCGGCAGCACGTCTTTAATATTGTTCAGTATCCTGAAATCTTGAAACAAAAGTTATGTTAACCTTCAAATTTGGTGAAGGGGCGTTTGAGCATTTGATATCCGTGGCTTCACACATGCCTACTAAAAAGCCCTAGAGgcgcacctgggcggctcagtccacTATGAGTCTGGCTCTTCCTTTGGGCTTAGATCGTGACCTCCCAtgatcaagccccgccttgggctctgtggggacagcttggtgcctgcttgggattctctttccctctgcccctcccctgcttgcatgcacacgttcctgttctctctcaaatattaaaaaaaaaatattttaggggcacctgtgtggctcaggcagttgaccatcagacttcggctcaggtcgtgatttcgaggttcattagttcaagtctcacatcaggctcactgctgtcagcctgtcagtgcagagccccttgggatcctctgtccacctctctctgcccctcccctgcttgcactctctcaaaagtaaacattaaaaaaaaaaaaaaaaaaaacaacctaaaatcATTCCTTAAAATGTAGAACAGCGTAGATCTTGAAACAAAGCTTTGGTGTACCCTGGATGATGGAGAGATGACTGTCAGTCTCataagaagaaaatgtgacaaGGTCTATCGACtttgaaattactaaaaaattttCATCAAGCTCTTCAAAATtttaactacaaaaacaaaattttggttGATTTGTGAACACTAACAAATTGGAAAGCAAATGAACGTTTAGTTAGACTCGTGCATagttacaaaatacaaattacaaaatattgaGTAGTCCACCTTATCTAAAAGCAAAACGTTTTCAttggttttcttaaaaataaaaagccatttcTAGACACTTGAGATCAACACATAAGATATGTATAGACGCAGTTATGAAGGAAGGTATAAACTCTAAGAAgttgaaaaatgagaataaagtaCATAATATATTGATGAGGGGAAATCAGATTATGAAAGAATCCTGTCGAATTTGTGTACAAAAATATCAATACGTGCAATTGGGGAGGGtacaaagattttaaagactgaaaaatcGCACGGATACATTGAACAAAATGAGATGATGTTTAGAACGTAGCAGTTAGGGGGAGTTAAGATGGCATAGTAGTAAGGGGACCCTGAGCTTGTTCTGTCCCTGGAgcacagctagatcaacatcaaaccattttgaacacctagagGATTGATCTGGGCATTAATCTGAACGAGAGCGAGAGAGGCAGGTAcgcagtgcagagaggtgaactgggggaaagaaaagccaaggtgccgcggagggcagggagccttTTTTGCAGAGACCGGACAGAGCGAcaaaggagggcaggggagagggcagaggagagggcagTGCATCAGGATCTTGAAAGAAAACCACTCCCCccaaagtagctggagagaaaaaagagtgaaaatactCGCAGGGACTGCACAAGAGATCTGTTCCCCCAAACCACcgatgggaaaaggagagggtttcaataccgcCAGTTTTTTATGATCAGTGGAGCGCAGCATCTGAAGTCTCGGGGCTCAGTGCCCGGTGACAGTCTGGCGAGGAATCCCCGGGAGCAGGCAGCACGGTCTGAGGGAGAGGTCTGTTGGgagaggtgtggggtgggggctgggctatgtgggcgatgggcattgaaggcacctgttaggatgagccctgggtgttatatgaaactgatgaatcactaaattctgttcctgaaaccaatgctgcactataagttaactaacttgaattcaaattttaaaaaataccaaaaaaaaaaaaaaaaaaaacccaccatagcaattacttttttttatttttttatttttttttagtttgctactttttttaatttatttttattttttttatatatgaaatttattgacaaattggtttccatacaacatctagtgctcatcccaaaaggtgccctcctcaatacccatcacccaccctctcctccctcccaccccccatcaaccctcagtttgttctcagtttttaacagtctcttatgctttggctctctcccactctaacctcttttttttttttccttcccctcccccatgggttcctgttaagtttctcaggatccacataagagtgaaaccatatggtatctgtctttctctgtatggcttatttcacttagcataacactctccagttccatccacgttgctacaaaaggccatatttcattttttctcattcccacgtagtattccattgtgtatataaaccacaatttctttatccattcatcagttgatggacatttaggctctttccataatttggctattgttgagagtgctgctatgaacattggggtacaagtgcccctatgcatcagtactcctgtatcccttggataaattcctagcagtgctattgctgggtcatagggtaggtctatttttaattttctgaggaacctccacactgctttccagagcggctgcaccaatttgcattcccaccaacagtgcaagagggttcccgtttctccacatcctctccagcatctatagtctcgtgatttgttcgttttggccactctgactggcgtgaggtgatacctgagtgtggttttgatttgtatttccctgataaggagcgacgctgaacatcttttcatgtgcctgttggccatccggatgtcttctttagagaagtgtatattcatgttttctgcccatttcttcactgggttatttgtttttcgggtgtggagtttggtgagctctttatagattttggatactagccctttgtccgatatgtcatttgtgaatatcttttcccattctgttggttgccttttagttttgttggttgtttcctttgctgtgcagaagctttttatcttcataaggtcccagtaattcacttttgcttttaattcccttgcctttggggatgtgtcgaataagagattgctacggctgaggtcagagaggtcttttcctgctttctcctctaaggttttgatggtttcctgtctcacattcaggtcctttatccattttgagtttatttttgtgaacggtgtgagaaagtggtctagtttcaaccttctgcatgttgctgtccagttctcccagcaccatttgctaaagaggctgtcttttttccattggatgttctttcctgctttgtcaaagattagttggccatacgtttgtgggtctagttctggggtttctattctattccattggtctatgtgtctgtttttgtgccaataccatgctgtcttgatgatgacagctttgtagtagaggctaaagtctaggattgtgatgcctcctgctttggtcttcttcttcaaaattcctttggctattcggggccttttgtggttccatatgaattttaggattgcttgttctagtttcgagaagaatgctggtgcaattttgattgggattgcattgaatgtgtagatagctttgggtagtattgacattttgacaatatttatttttccaatccatgagcagggaatgtctttccatttctttaaatcttcttcaatttccttcataagctttctatagttttcagcatacagatcctttacatctttggttagatttattcctaggtattttatgcttcttggtgcaattgtgaatgggatcagtttctttatttgtctttctgttgcttcattgttagtgtataagaatgcaactgatttctgtacattgattttgtatcctgcaactttgctgaattcctgtatcagttctagcagacttttggtggagtctatcggattttccatgtataatatcatgtcatctgcaaaaagcgaaagcttgacttcatctttgccaattttgatgcctttggtttccttttgttgtctgattgctgatgctagaacttccagcactatgttaaacagcagtggtgagagtgggcatccttgtcgtgttcctgatctcagggaaaaagctctcagttttccccgttgaggacgatgttagctgtgggcttttcataaatggcttttatgatctttaagtatgttccttctatcccgactttctcaaaggtttttattaagaaagcgtgctggaggggcgcctgggtggagcagtcggttaagcgtccgacttcagccaggtcacgatctcgcggtccgtgagttcgagccccgcgtcgggctctgggctgatggctcagggcctggagcctgtttccgattctgtgtctccctctctctctgcccctcccccgttcatgctctctctctgtcacaaaaataaataaaaaaacgttgaaaaaaaaaaaaaagaaagggtgctggattttgtcaaaggccttttctgcatcgattgacaggatcatatggttcttctctttttttttgttaatgtgatgtatcacgttgattgatttgcgaatgttgaaccagccctgcatcccaggaatgaatcccacttgatcatggtgaataattctttttatatgccgttgaattcgatttgctagtatcttactgagaatttttgcatccatattcatcagggatattggcctgtagttct contains the following coding sequences:
- the LOC101096566 gene encoding histone H2B type 1-A, with the protein product MPELTSKGTTISKKGFKKAVTKTQKKEGKKRKRCRKESYSIYIYKVLKQVHPDTGISSKAMSIMNSFVTDIFERIAGEASRLAHYNKRSTITSREIQTAVRLLLPGELAKHAVSEGTKAVTKYTSSK
- the LOC101096808 gene encoding histone H2A-IV-like, which translates into the protein MSGRGKQGGKARAKAKSRSFKAGLQFPVGRVHRLLRKGNYAERVGAGAPVYLAAVLEYLTAEILELAGNAARDNKKTRIIPRHLQLAIRNDEELNKLLGRVTIAQGGVLPNIQAVLLPKKTESHRHKAQNK